In Oncorhynchus keta strain PuntledgeMale-10-30-2019 unplaced genomic scaffold, Oket_V2 Un_contig_3627_pilon_pilon, whole genome shotgun sequence, a single genomic region encodes these proteins:
- the cfap70 gene encoding cilia- and flagella-associated protein 70 isoform X1 — protein sequence MEQFRGVGDKATLVNITVLRGNNLRGNKAESILNYVRAEFNGIVLGDSQKLDAAVDQGVDYNFTCSFECSDAAHTLDDMAHKPVILTVIEVLPKEKKQKEEKTAVIGQAIVDLLPLLHGQVSFFSTVLLHPTPGSPAEAASQEGSCKPSLDVTVCVSEPLLSGVQLSDSNLLKVTVETAYSVPEVWNPVSGSGPLSSYVAALQVPLTAEKEQVLMFSNGLLKVGGESEPMGRLRKWPLGPLLAPGAQFIPGVSMEGEPIEMEDGDLTSIEDRDFRKEAETNKKRVSWDTERRCFLDADGAACLTRRIAESRLWPVEVMRSPQVGATKGGKAGKDKGGEDETQLSFHGVAYVDMAPLLYPGARRVRGAYRLYPFYDSDLLVKAKRNISVLRESIRAPATQGRGRAPSSVGSCKAVPSKMFDGGHKGGKDTKESPKRPGTQGKSAPIGADSVTLVETEQQQQVNTEGQMYADSRTYIIIEIALEKSLVPKRSPEELAKRVMELIPPRAPLPRRPAGAERAVQEYQAQIASVAGQVLEQYQQLFGPAFLPGEKPLDPTSQEQRKTKLLGELNYSGKYFAFKEQIKYSVVRIVREKMLRTEAFSDPEQLQAFLSQLYVFLVDEMHVALNKTLSVDAQETQPRPLVDCAQLIHFAKEAQLNGDYQLAAQYYQEQLTRDRSDPAHWFDYGVLYMLTADYQKAEECFHYAVSMEQTHLPSLLMCGILAEMGGRLEEAETFFEGATCVDPANVVAWTLFGLFYEGQENSIQTEMAFLEATKQQRAALVVTPPCRVETRVESPDLGEEEQEVANCESFTIEPDVDGDTEASVVTGSQSCQGNKPGEGYKGGAEAEPSAMRHLATPTRLNTTIYMETVQFLLQNNALQMAQRALAQELLCPGGGLSSSYHLALARLQLLRAEYGSAESSLKEALNDSFQDPDVWALFGHIHHLTGEFGKAQECYERTLDFVTDATDTHPIYLRLGSIYLQEGEFQRAKTTYLRACKSSPSCLTWLGLGIACYRLGELTEAEDALTEANILNNGNAEVWGYLSLVCLQTGRRLEAEQSYKYALKLNLQKEAVLREIKALQDHVGFGNPCF from the exons ATGGAACAATTTCGTGGTGTGGGAGACAAAGCAACACTCGTGAACATAACAGTACTTCGTGGAAATAACCTG AGGGGCAACAAGGCTGAGTCCATCCTGAACTATGTGAGAGCTGAGTTCAATGGCATCGTCCTGGGAGATTCCCAGAAGCTGGATGCTGCTGTGGATCAGGGCGTGGATTACAACTTCACCTGCAGCTTTGAGTGCTCAGATGCTGCCCACACATTAGATGACATGGCACACAAACCTGTCATAT TGACAGTGATTGAGGTCCTTCCCAAGGAGAAGaagcagaaggaggagaagacTGCAGTTATAGGGCAAGCTATAGTGGACTTGCTACCTCTCTTGCATG GTCAGGTCAGCTTCTTCTCCACTGTGCTACTTCATCCAACTCCTGGCTCACCTGCAGAGGCAGCCTCACAGGAGGGCAGCTGTAAA CCATCTCTAGACGTGACCGTCTGTGTTTCCGAGCCTCTGCTATCCGGCGTCCAGCTGTCTGACTCCAACCTGCTGAAGGTTACTGTGGAGACAGCTTACTCTGTTCCGGAGGTGTGGAACCCTGTCTCTGGGTCTGGTCCTCTCTCCAGCTATGTGGCTGCCCTGCAGGTTCCCCTCACTGCTGAG AAAGAGCAGGTGCTGATGTTCTCCAATGGGCTGCTGAAGGTGGGCGGGGAGAGTGAACCCATGGGAAGACTCAGGAAGTGGCCCCTGGGTCCCCTGTTGGCTCCTGGAGCTCAGTTCATACCTGGTGTCTCCATGGAGGGAGAGCCCATTGAGATGGAGGATGGGGATCTCACCAGCATAGAG GACAGGGATTTCCGGAAAGAAGCGgagaccaataagaagagagtgaGCTGGGACACAGAGCGTCGTTGCTTTCTGGATGCAGATGGTGCAGCCTG tCTGACCCGTAGGATAGCAGAAAGCAGACTGTGGCCAGTAGAGGTCATGAGGTCACCACAGGTTGGAGCCACTAAGGGAGGGAAGGCTGGCAAAGACAAGGGA GGTGAGGATGAGAcccaactctccttccatggagTGGCATACGTGGACATGGCGCCCCTGTTGTACCCCGGGGCGAGGCGTGTCCGTGGAGCGTACCGGCTCTACCCATTCTACGACTCTGACCTACTGGTCAAG GCTAAGAGAAACATCAGTGTTCTGAGAGAGAGTATCAGGGCTCCGGCCACCCAGGGCCGAGGTAGGGCCCCCTCCTCCGTAGGCTCCTGCAAGGCGGTCCCCAGTAAGATGTTTGACGGCGGTCACAAGGGCGGGAAGGACACCAAGGAATCGCCCAAAAGG CCCGGGACACAGGGGAAGTCAGCACCCATTGGCGCTGATAGTGTGACGCTGGTTGAAACTGAACAGCAGCAACAAGTGAACACAGAGGGTCAG ATGTATGCAGATTCCAGAACCTACATCATCATTGAAATCGCTCTTGAGAAGTCGCTGGTGCCAAAGAGATCACCGGAAGAGTTAGCCAAAAG GGTGATGGAGCTGATACCTCCTAGAGCTCCTTTGCCTCGCAGACCTGCTGGAGCAGAGAGA GCTGTGCAGGAGTACCAGGCCCAGATAGCCAGTGTGGCAGGCCAGGTGTTGGAGCAGTACCAGCAGCTGTTCgggcctgccttcctgcctggaGAGAAGCCTCTGGACCCAACCAGCCAGGAGCAGCGCAAGACCAAGCTCCTGGGAGAACTCAACTATTCTGGGAAGTACTTTGCTTTCAAGGAGCAGATTAAG TACTCTGTGGTGCGTATCGTGAGGGAGAAGATGCTGCGGACCGAAGCCTTCTCAGATCCTGAGCAGCTGCAGGCCTTCCTCAGCCAGCTCTATGTGTTCCTGGTGGACGAGATGCACGTCGCCCTCAACAAG ACGTTGTCAGTGGATGCCCAGGAGACTCAGCCTCGCCCCCTGGTGGACTGTGCCCAGCTCATCCACTTTGCCAAGGAGGCCCAGCTCAACGGGGACTACCAGCTAGCTGCTCAGTACTACCAGGAG CAGCTGACTCGTGACCGTAGCGACCCAGCCCACTGGTTTGACTACGGAGTGTTGTACATGCTGACGGCTGACTACCAGAAGGCTGAGGAGTGCTTCCACTACGCTGTGTCCATGGAGCAAACACACCTGCCCAG tttGCTTATGTGTGGTATCCTGGCAGAGATGGGTGGACGCCTTGAGGAGGCAGAGACATTCTTTGAAGGAGCCACGTGTGTGGACCCGGCCAATGTGGTGGCCTGGACTCTGTTTG GCCTGTTCTATGAGGGCCAGGAGAACTCCATCCAGACAGAGATGGCCTTCCTGGAGGCCACCAAGCAGCAGAGGGCAGCCCTGGTGGTCACCCCACCCTGCAGGGTGGAGACAAGGGTGGAGTCACCagacctgggggaggaggagcaggaggtggCGAACTGTGAGTCTTTCACCATTGAGCCAG ACGTGGATGGAGACACAGAAGCCAGTGTGGTGACCGGGTCTCAGAGCTGCCAGGGCAACAAGCCTGGGGAGGGATACAAGGGAGGTGCTGAGGCTGAACCTAGTGCCATGCGACACCTAGCAACCCCCACCAGACTAAACACCACCATCTATATGGAGACAGTGCAGTTCCTGCTGCAGAACAACGCACTACAG ATGGCCCAGAGAGCGCTGGCCCAGGAGCTCTTGTGTCCAGGGGGGGGTCTGAGCAGCTCCTACCACCTGGCCCTGGCCCGCCTGCAGCTGCTCAGGGCAGAGTACGGCAGCGCCGAGTCCAGCCTGAAGGAGGCGCTCAACGACAGCTTTCAG GACCCAGATGTATGGGCGTTGTTTGGGCACATACACCATCTGACTGGGGAGTTTGGGAAGGCCCAGGAGTGTTACGAGAGGACCCTGGACTTTGTGACGGatgccacagacacacaccccatCTACCTGCGACTGGGATCCATCTACCTGCAGGAAGGGGAG TTTCAGAGGGCGAAAACGACTTACCTGCGCGCCTGCAAGAGCTCCCCCTCCTGCCTCACCTGGCTGGGACTAGGGATCGCCTGTTACCGG CTAGGGGAGCTGACTGAAGCAGAGGATGCACTGACAGAGGCCAACATCCTGAACAACGGGAACGCGGAGGTGTGGGGTTACCTGTCTCTAGTTTGTTTGCAG ACGGGCAGAAGACTTGAGGCAGAGCAGTCCTACAAATACGCCCTGAAG TTGAACCTACAGAAAGAGGCAGTTCTTCGTGAGATCAAGGCACTCCAAGATCATGTTGGCTTTGGAAATCCATGTTTCTGA
- the cfap70 gene encoding cilia- and flagella-associated protein 70 isoform X2: MEQFRGVGDKATLVNITVLRGNNLRGNKAESILNYVRAEFNGIVLGDSQKLDAAVDQGVDYNFTCSFECSDAAHTLDDMAHKPVILTVIEVLPKEKKQKEEKTAVIGQAIVDLLPLLHGQVSFFSTVLLHPTPGSPAEAASQEGSCKPSLDVTVCVSEPLLSGVQLSDSNLLKVTVETAYSVPEVWNPVSGSGPLSSYVAALQVPLTAEKEQVLMFSNGLLKVGGESEPMGRLRKWPLGPLLAPGAQFIPGVSMEGEPIEMEDGDLTSIEDRDFRKEAETNKKRVSWDTERRCFLDADGAACLTRRIAESRLWPVEVMRSPQVGATKGGKAGKDKGGEDETQLSFHGVAYVDMAPLLYPGARRVRGAYRLYPFYDSDLLVKAKRNISVLRESIRAPATQGRGRAPSSVGSCKAVPSKMFDGGHKGGKDTKESPKRPGTQGKSAPIGADSVTLVETEQQQQVNTEGQMYADSRTYIIIEIALEKSLVPKRSPEELAKRVMELIPPRAPLPRRPAGAERAVQEYQAQIASVAGQVLEQYQQLFGPAFLPGEKPLDPTSQEQRKTKLLGELNYSGKYFAFKEQIKYSVVRIVREKMLRTEAFSDPEQLQAFLSQLYVFLVDEMHVALNKTLSVDAQETQPRPLVDCAQLIHFAKEAQLNGDYQLAAQYYQEQLTRDRSDPAHWFDYGVLYMLTADYQKAEECFHYAVSMEQTHLPSLLMCGILAEMGGRLEEAETFFEGATCVDPANVVAWTLFGLFYEGQENSIQTEMAFLEATKQQRAALVVTPPCRVETRVESPDLGEEEQEVANYVDGDTEASVVTGSQSCQGNKPGEGYKGGAEAEPSAMRHLATPTRLNTTIYMETVQFLLQNNALQMAQRALAQELLCPGGGLSSSYHLALARLQLLRAEYGSAESSLKEALNDSFQDPDVWALFGHIHHLTGEFGKAQECYERTLDFVTDATDTHPIYLRLGSIYLQEGEFQRAKTTYLRACKSSPSCLTWLGLGIACYRLGELTEAEDALTEANILNNGNAEVWGYLSLVCLQTGRRLEAEQSYKYALKLNLQKEAVLREIKALQDHVGFGNPCF; encoded by the exons ATGGAACAATTTCGTGGTGTGGGAGACAAAGCAACACTCGTGAACATAACAGTACTTCGTGGAAATAACCTG AGGGGCAACAAGGCTGAGTCCATCCTGAACTATGTGAGAGCTGAGTTCAATGGCATCGTCCTGGGAGATTCCCAGAAGCTGGATGCTGCTGTGGATCAGGGCGTGGATTACAACTTCACCTGCAGCTTTGAGTGCTCAGATGCTGCCCACACATTAGATGACATGGCACACAAACCTGTCATAT TGACAGTGATTGAGGTCCTTCCCAAGGAGAAGaagcagaaggaggagaagacTGCAGTTATAGGGCAAGCTATAGTGGACTTGCTACCTCTCTTGCATG GTCAGGTCAGCTTCTTCTCCACTGTGCTACTTCATCCAACTCCTGGCTCACCTGCAGAGGCAGCCTCACAGGAGGGCAGCTGTAAA CCATCTCTAGACGTGACCGTCTGTGTTTCCGAGCCTCTGCTATCCGGCGTCCAGCTGTCTGACTCCAACCTGCTGAAGGTTACTGTGGAGACAGCTTACTCTGTTCCGGAGGTGTGGAACCCTGTCTCTGGGTCTGGTCCTCTCTCCAGCTATGTGGCTGCCCTGCAGGTTCCCCTCACTGCTGAG AAAGAGCAGGTGCTGATGTTCTCCAATGGGCTGCTGAAGGTGGGCGGGGAGAGTGAACCCATGGGAAGACTCAGGAAGTGGCCCCTGGGTCCCCTGTTGGCTCCTGGAGCTCAGTTCATACCTGGTGTCTCCATGGAGGGAGAGCCCATTGAGATGGAGGATGGGGATCTCACCAGCATAGAG GACAGGGATTTCCGGAAAGAAGCGgagaccaataagaagagagtgaGCTGGGACACAGAGCGTCGTTGCTTTCTGGATGCAGATGGTGCAGCCTG tCTGACCCGTAGGATAGCAGAAAGCAGACTGTGGCCAGTAGAGGTCATGAGGTCACCACAGGTTGGAGCCACTAAGGGAGGGAAGGCTGGCAAAGACAAGGGA GGTGAGGATGAGAcccaactctccttccatggagTGGCATACGTGGACATGGCGCCCCTGTTGTACCCCGGGGCGAGGCGTGTCCGTGGAGCGTACCGGCTCTACCCATTCTACGACTCTGACCTACTGGTCAAG GCTAAGAGAAACATCAGTGTTCTGAGAGAGAGTATCAGGGCTCCGGCCACCCAGGGCCGAGGTAGGGCCCCCTCCTCCGTAGGCTCCTGCAAGGCGGTCCCCAGTAAGATGTTTGACGGCGGTCACAAGGGCGGGAAGGACACCAAGGAATCGCCCAAAAGG CCCGGGACACAGGGGAAGTCAGCACCCATTGGCGCTGATAGTGTGACGCTGGTTGAAACTGAACAGCAGCAACAAGTGAACACAGAGGGTCAG ATGTATGCAGATTCCAGAACCTACATCATCATTGAAATCGCTCTTGAGAAGTCGCTGGTGCCAAAGAGATCACCGGAAGAGTTAGCCAAAAG GGTGATGGAGCTGATACCTCCTAGAGCTCCTTTGCCTCGCAGACCTGCTGGAGCAGAGAGA GCTGTGCAGGAGTACCAGGCCCAGATAGCCAGTGTGGCAGGCCAGGTGTTGGAGCAGTACCAGCAGCTGTTCgggcctgccttcctgcctggaGAGAAGCCTCTGGACCCAACCAGCCAGGAGCAGCGCAAGACCAAGCTCCTGGGAGAACTCAACTATTCTGGGAAGTACTTTGCTTTCAAGGAGCAGATTAAG TACTCTGTGGTGCGTATCGTGAGGGAGAAGATGCTGCGGACCGAAGCCTTCTCAGATCCTGAGCAGCTGCAGGCCTTCCTCAGCCAGCTCTATGTGTTCCTGGTGGACGAGATGCACGTCGCCCTCAACAAG ACGTTGTCAGTGGATGCCCAGGAGACTCAGCCTCGCCCCCTGGTGGACTGTGCCCAGCTCATCCACTTTGCCAAGGAGGCCCAGCTCAACGGGGACTACCAGCTAGCTGCTCAGTACTACCAGGAG CAGCTGACTCGTGACCGTAGCGACCCAGCCCACTGGTTTGACTACGGAGTGTTGTACATGCTGACGGCTGACTACCAGAAGGCTGAGGAGTGCTTCCACTACGCTGTGTCCATGGAGCAAACACACCTGCCCAG tttGCTTATGTGTGGTATCCTGGCAGAGATGGGTGGACGCCTTGAGGAGGCAGAGACATTCTTTGAAGGAGCCACGTGTGTGGACCCGGCCAATGTGGTGGCCTGGACTCTGTTTG GCCTGTTCTATGAGGGCCAGGAGAACTCCATCCAGACAGAGATGGCCTTCCTGGAGGCCACCAAGCAGCAGAGGGCAGCCCTGGTGGTCACCCCACCCTGCAGGGTGGAGACAAGGGTGGAGTCACCagacctgggggaggaggagcaggaggtggCGAACT ACGTGGATGGAGACACAGAAGCCAGTGTGGTGACCGGGTCTCAGAGCTGCCAGGGCAACAAGCCTGGGGAGGGATACAAGGGAGGTGCTGAGGCTGAACCTAGTGCCATGCGACACCTAGCAACCCCCACCAGACTAAACACCACCATCTATATGGAGACAGTGCAGTTCCTGCTGCAGAACAACGCACTACAG ATGGCCCAGAGAGCGCTGGCCCAGGAGCTCTTGTGTCCAGGGGGGGGTCTGAGCAGCTCCTACCACCTGGCCCTGGCCCGCCTGCAGCTGCTCAGGGCAGAGTACGGCAGCGCCGAGTCCAGCCTGAAGGAGGCGCTCAACGACAGCTTTCAG GACCCAGATGTATGGGCGTTGTTTGGGCACATACACCATCTGACTGGGGAGTTTGGGAAGGCCCAGGAGTGTTACGAGAGGACCCTGGACTTTGTGACGGatgccacagacacacaccccatCTACCTGCGACTGGGATCCATCTACCTGCAGGAAGGGGAG TTTCAGAGGGCGAAAACGACTTACCTGCGCGCCTGCAAGAGCTCCCCCTCCTGCCTCACCTGGCTGGGACTAGGGATCGCCTGTTACCGG CTAGGGGAGCTGACTGAAGCAGAGGATGCACTGACAGAGGCCAACATCCTGAACAACGGGAACGCGGAGGTGTGGGGTTACCTGTCTCTAGTTTGTTTGCAG ACGGGCAGAAGACTTGAGGCAGAGCAGTCCTACAAATACGCCCTGAAG TTGAACCTACAGAAAGAGGCAGTTCTTCGTGAGATCAAGGCACTCCAAGATCATGTTGGCTTTGGAAATCCATGTTTCTGA
- the cfap70 gene encoding cilia- and flagella-associated protein 70 isoform X3 has product MAHKPVILTVIEVLPKEKKQKEEKTAVIGQAIVDLLPLLHGQVSFFSTVLLHPTPGSPAEAASQEGSCKPSLDVTVCVSEPLLSGVQLSDSNLLKVTVETAYSVPEVWNPVSGSGPLSSYVAALQVPLTAEKEQVLMFSNGLLKVGGESEPMGRLRKWPLGPLLAPGAQFIPGVSMEGEPIEMEDGDLTSIEDRDFRKEAETNKKRVSWDTERRCFLDADGAACLTRRIAESRLWPVEVMRSPQVGATKGGKAGKDKGGEDETQLSFHGVAYVDMAPLLYPGARRVRGAYRLYPFYDSDLLVKAKRNISVLRESIRAPATQGRGRAPSSVGSCKAVPSKMFDGGHKGGKDTKESPKRPGTQGKSAPIGADSVTLVETEQQQQVNTEGQMYADSRTYIIIEIALEKSLVPKRSPEELAKRVMELIPPRAPLPRRPAGAERAVQEYQAQIASVAGQVLEQYQQLFGPAFLPGEKPLDPTSQEQRKTKLLGELNYSGKYFAFKEQIKYSVVRIVREKMLRTEAFSDPEQLQAFLSQLYVFLVDEMHVALNKTLSVDAQETQPRPLVDCAQLIHFAKEAQLNGDYQLAAQYYQEQLTRDRSDPAHWFDYGVLYMLTADYQKAEECFHYAVSMEQTHLPSLLMCGILAEMGGRLEEAETFFEGATCVDPANVVAWTLFGLFYEGQENSIQTEMAFLEATKQQRAALVVTPPCRVETRVESPDLGEEEQEVANCESFTIEPDVDGDTEASVVTGSQSCQGNKPGEGYKGGAEAEPSAMRHLATPTRLNTTIYMETVQFLLQNNALQMAQRALAQELLCPGGGLSSSYHLALARLQLLRAEYGSAESSLKEALNDSFQDPDVWALFGHIHHLTGEFGKAQECYERTLDFVTDATDTHPIYLRLGSIYLQEGEFQRAKTTYLRACKSSPSCLTWLGLGIACYRLGELTEAEDALTEANILNNGNAEVWGYLSLVCLQTGRRLEAEQSYKYALKLNLQKEAVLREIKALQDHVGFGNPCF; this is encoded by the exons ATGGCACACAAACCTGTCATAT TGACAGTGATTGAGGTCCTTCCCAAGGAGAAGaagcagaaggaggagaagacTGCAGTTATAGGGCAAGCTATAGTGGACTTGCTACCTCTCTTGCATG GTCAGGTCAGCTTCTTCTCCACTGTGCTACTTCATCCAACTCCTGGCTCACCTGCAGAGGCAGCCTCACAGGAGGGCAGCTGTAAA CCATCTCTAGACGTGACCGTCTGTGTTTCCGAGCCTCTGCTATCCGGCGTCCAGCTGTCTGACTCCAACCTGCTGAAGGTTACTGTGGAGACAGCTTACTCTGTTCCGGAGGTGTGGAACCCTGTCTCTGGGTCTGGTCCTCTCTCCAGCTATGTGGCTGCCCTGCAGGTTCCCCTCACTGCTGAG AAAGAGCAGGTGCTGATGTTCTCCAATGGGCTGCTGAAGGTGGGCGGGGAGAGTGAACCCATGGGAAGACTCAGGAAGTGGCCCCTGGGTCCCCTGTTGGCTCCTGGAGCTCAGTTCATACCTGGTGTCTCCATGGAGGGAGAGCCCATTGAGATGGAGGATGGGGATCTCACCAGCATAGAG GACAGGGATTTCCGGAAAGAAGCGgagaccaataagaagagagtgaGCTGGGACACAGAGCGTCGTTGCTTTCTGGATGCAGATGGTGCAGCCTG tCTGACCCGTAGGATAGCAGAAAGCAGACTGTGGCCAGTAGAGGTCATGAGGTCACCACAGGTTGGAGCCACTAAGGGAGGGAAGGCTGGCAAAGACAAGGGA GGTGAGGATGAGAcccaactctccttccatggagTGGCATACGTGGACATGGCGCCCCTGTTGTACCCCGGGGCGAGGCGTGTCCGTGGAGCGTACCGGCTCTACCCATTCTACGACTCTGACCTACTGGTCAAG GCTAAGAGAAACATCAGTGTTCTGAGAGAGAGTATCAGGGCTCCGGCCACCCAGGGCCGAGGTAGGGCCCCCTCCTCCGTAGGCTCCTGCAAGGCGGTCCCCAGTAAGATGTTTGACGGCGGTCACAAGGGCGGGAAGGACACCAAGGAATCGCCCAAAAGG CCCGGGACACAGGGGAAGTCAGCACCCATTGGCGCTGATAGTGTGACGCTGGTTGAAACTGAACAGCAGCAACAAGTGAACACAGAGGGTCAG ATGTATGCAGATTCCAGAACCTACATCATCATTGAAATCGCTCTTGAGAAGTCGCTGGTGCCAAAGAGATCACCGGAAGAGTTAGCCAAAAG GGTGATGGAGCTGATACCTCCTAGAGCTCCTTTGCCTCGCAGACCTGCTGGAGCAGAGAGA GCTGTGCAGGAGTACCAGGCCCAGATAGCCAGTGTGGCAGGCCAGGTGTTGGAGCAGTACCAGCAGCTGTTCgggcctgccttcctgcctggaGAGAAGCCTCTGGACCCAACCAGCCAGGAGCAGCGCAAGACCAAGCTCCTGGGAGAACTCAACTATTCTGGGAAGTACTTTGCTTTCAAGGAGCAGATTAAG TACTCTGTGGTGCGTATCGTGAGGGAGAAGATGCTGCGGACCGAAGCCTTCTCAGATCCTGAGCAGCTGCAGGCCTTCCTCAGCCAGCTCTATGTGTTCCTGGTGGACGAGATGCACGTCGCCCTCAACAAG ACGTTGTCAGTGGATGCCCAGGAGACTCAGCCTCGCCCCCTGGTGGACTGTGCCCAGCTCATCCACTTTGCCAAGGAGGCCCAGCTCAACGGGGACTACCAGCTAGCTGCTCAGTACTACCAGGAG CAGCTGACTCGTGACCGTAGCGACCCAGCCCACTGGTTTGACTACGGAGTGTTGTACATGCTGACGGCTGACTACCAGAAGGCTGAGGAGTGCTTCCACTACGCTGTGTCCATGGAGCAAACACACCTGCCCAG tttGCTTATGTGTGGTATCCTGGCAGAGATGGGTGGACGCCTTGAGGAGGCAGAGACATTCTTTGAAGGAGCCACGTGTGTGGACCCGGCCAATGTGGTGGCCTGGACTCTGTTTG GCCTGTTCTATGAGGGCCAGGAGAACTCCATCCAGACAGAGATGGCCTTCCTGGAGGCCACCAAGCAGCAGAGGGCAGCCCTGGTGGTCACCCCACCCTGCAGGGTGGAGACAAGGGTGGAGTCACCagacctgggggaggaggagcaggaggtggCGAACTGTGAGTCTTTCACCATTGAGCCAG ACGTGGATGGAGACACAGAAGCCAGTGTGGTGACCGGGTCTCAGAGCTGCCAGGGCAACAAGCCTGGGGAGGGATACAAGGGAGGTGCTGAGGCTGAACCTAGTGCCATGCGACACCTAGCAACCCCCACCAGACTAAACACCACCATCTATATGGAGACAGTGCAGTTCCTGCTGCAGAACAACGCACTACAG ATGGCCCAGAGAGCGCTGGCCCAGGAGCTCTTGTGTCCAGGGGGGGGTCTGAGCAGCTCCTACCACCTGGCCCTGGCCCGCCTGCAGCTGCTCAGGGCAGAGTACGGCAGCGCCGAGTCCAGCCTGAAGGAGGCGCTCAACGACAGCTTTCAG GACCCAGATGTATGGGCGTTGTTTGGGCACATACACCATCTGACTGGGGAGTTTGGGAAGGCCCAGGAGTGTTACGAGAGGACCCTGGACTTTGTGACGGatgccacagacacacaccccatCTACCTGCGACTGGGATCCATCTACCTGCAGGAAGGGGAG TTTCAGAGGGCGAAAACGACTTACCTGCGCGCCTGCAAGAGCTCCCCCTCCTGCCTCACCTGGCTGGGACTAGGGATCGCCTGTTACCGG CTAGGGGAGCTGACTGAAGCAGAGGATGCACTGACAGAGGCCAACATCCTGAACAACGGGAACGCGGAGGTGTGGGGTTACCTGTCTCTAGTTTGTTTGCAG ACGGGCAGAAGACTTGAGGCAGAGCAGTCCTACAAATACGCCCTGAAG TTGAACCTACAGAAAGAGGCAGTTCTTCGTGAGATCAAGGCACTCCAAGATCATGTTGGCTTTGGAAATCCATGTTTCTGA